A single region of the Desulfovibrio sp. genome encodes:
- a CDS encoding glycosyltransferase has protein sequence MTDTDHISNRLSAPLVSVVLPAWNAALTLGATLQSLLGQRPASGAPLPEFEIIVADDGSTDDTLELLEYWASPIRFGHRLRALHLPHGGIVAALNAGLAVARGSFIARMDADDTAHPLRIATQVAHLFNNPQLSVSATCVAFGGDRATAHGFAHFVDWQNSLLTHAQISRARFRDTPLCHPSVMFRRECVDKWGAYRDGDFAEDWEIWLRWLHYGAVMEKLPHEMLVWNDAPTRATRADSRYARAACDRLRALWLARWLEEHNPFHPHVWVIGGGRVARQRLAPLWMLGPKPAAYIDIDPKKIGNCVNGVPVLGRSALPKPGHCCIFNALTAHGAAEEAGLWLSQAGYEQQDWLLV, from the coding sequence ATGACTGATACCGATCACATTTCAAACCGGTTGTCCGCCCCGCTTGTATCCGTGGTGCTGCCAGCGTGGAATGCGGCCCTCACGCTGGGCGCAACCCTGCAAAGTCTGCTCGGGCAGCGCCCTGCCTCTGGCGCACCCTTACCCGAATTTGAAATTATTGTTGCTGACGACGGATCCACCGATGACACCCTCGAGCTTCTGGAATACTGGGCAAGCCCCATCCGTTTCGGTCACAGGTTGCGGGCACTGCACCTGCCACACGGCGGCATTGTGGCAGCGCTTAATGCAGGGCTTGCCGTGGCGCGCGGTTCGTTTATAGCGCGCATGGATGCAGACGATACGGCGCATCCCTTGCGCATTGCCACGCAGGTGGCTCATCTTTTCAACAATCCGCAACTCAGCGTGTCGGCAACCTGCGTGGCTTTTGGCGGAGATCGCGCAACAGCACACGGCTTTGCCCACTTTGTGGACTGGCAGAACAGCCTGCTTACACATGCCCAGATCAGCCGCGCACGTTTTCGGGATACGCCCTTGTGTCATCCCTCGGTCATGTTTCGCAGGGAATGCGTTGACAAATGGGGCGCGTACCGTGACGGCGACTTTGCCGAAGACTGGGAGATCTGGCTGCGCTGGCTCCACTACGGCGCGGTGATGGAAAAGCTGCCGCACGAAATGCTGGTGTGGAATGACGCGCCAACCCGCGCCACCCGGGCAGACAGCAGATACGCACGCGCCGCCTGCGACAGGCTGCGGGCACTGTGGCTGGCCCGCTGGCTTGAGGAACACAACCCCTTTCATCCCCATGTTTGGGTAATCGGCGGCGGGCGTGTAGCCCGGCAACGGCTGGCCCCCTTGTGGATGTTGGGCCCAAAACCCGCTGCTTACATTGATATTGATCCCAAAAAGATCGGCAACTGCGTAAACGGCGTTCCAGTTCTGGGACGCAGTGCGCTGCCTAAGCCCGGGCACTGCTGCATTTTCAATGCCCTTACGGCCCACGGCGCTGCGGAAGAGGCGGGCCTGTGGCTCTCGCAGGCAGGGTATGAGCAGCAGGACTGGCTGCTGGTTTGA
- a CDS encoding dihydroorotate dehydrogenase: MDLSVTLKGQTHDLTLKNPVLTASGTFGYGLEFASYGDLASLGGLVAKGLSLLPRQGNATPRIVETTAGMLNAVGLQNDGVEVFCQDKLPRLPWQETAIIANIYAGSVEEFAELAARLNAEEGVAALEVNVSCPNVKEGGVLFGQDPALAAQVTAAVRRAAPGKHVMVKLSPNVTDIALMARSVEDAGADSISCINTLLGMSVDLNSRKPSLANVVGGLSGPAIKPVALRCVWQVARAVNIPVIGIGGIVTAEDALEFLLVGARAVQVGTGNFMRPDCAFALAEELPALCEKLGIEDLGAYCGSLDLD; encoded by the coding sequence ATGGATCTTTCCGTCACACTCAAGGGGCAGACGCACGATCTGACCCTTAAGAACCCTGTGCTCACGGCTTCAGGCACCTTCGGCTACGGGCTGGAGTTTGCCTCTTACGGCGATCTTGCATCGCTTGGCGGTCTGGTCGCCAAGGGTCTTTCCCTTTTGCCACGCCAGGGCAACGCCACGCCGCGTATTGTGGAAACCACCGCAGGCATGCTCAATGCCGTGGGTCTGCAAAATGACGGAGTCGAGGTTTTCTGCCAAGACAAGCTCCCCCGCCTGCCCTGGCAGGAAACAGCCATTATCGCCAATATTTACGCCGGTTCGGTGGAGGAATTCGCCGAGCTTGCCGCCCGCCTCAATGCGGAAGAAGGCGTTGCCGCCCTTGAGGTGAACGTCTCCTGCCCCAACGTCAAGGAGGGCGGCGTGTTGTTTGGCCAGGATCCGGCGCTTGCCGCCCAGGTTACGGCTGCCGTGCGTCGCGCCGCGCCGGGCAAGCACGTTATGGTCAAGCTCTCGCCCAACGTGACGGATATCGCCCTTATGGCCCGCAGCGTTGAAGACGCAGGCGCGGACAGCATCTCGTGCATCAACACGCTGCTCGGCATGTCTGTGGATCTGAACAGCCGCAAGCCCTCGCTGGCCAACGTGGTGGGCGGGCTTTCCGGCCCTGCCATCAAGCCCGTGGCCCTGCGCTGCGTGTGGCAGGTGGCCCGCGCCGTGAATATCCCCGTTATCGGTATTGGCGGTATTGTCACCGCCGAGGACGCGCTGGAATTTTTGCTGGTAGGCGCGCGCGCCGTGCAGGTTGGCACGGGCAACTTCATGCGGCCCGACTGCGCCTTTGCCCTGGCAGAAGAACTCCCCGCCCTGTGTGAAAAGCTGGGCATTGAAGACCTGGGCGCTTATTGCGGCAGCCTGGATTTGGACTAA
- a CDS encoding ATP synthase F0 subunit B — MLDLNVTLLFQLANFFIAIYVLNILLIRPIREIIKKRNGVMDDMAEEAGSFEYQAGERLTNYEAELARARQDAGSNREAGRAAGAAEQQKLVGEAQQSARDILAETRASLQAQAAETLAALRKQVGEFSTRLADRLIKG, encoded by the coding sequence ATGCTGGACCTAAACGTCACTCTTCTTTTTCAGCTGGCGAACTTCTTTATCGCCATTTATGTGCTCAACATCCTCCTGATTCGCCCCATCCGCGAAATCATCAAAAAGCGCAACGGCGTCATGGATGACATGGCCGAGGAAGCCGGCTCTTTCGAGTACCAGGCTGGCGAACGGCTCACCAACTATGAGGCCGAACTGGCCCGCGCCCGTCAGGACGCAGGCAGCAACCGTGAGGCTGGCCGCGCCGCAGGCGCGGCCGAACAGCAGAAGCTGGTGGGCGAAGCTCAGCAAAGCGCCCGCGACATTCTGGCTGAAACCCGCGCCTCGCTGCAGGCACAGGCTGCGGAAACCCTTGCTGCGTTGCGCAAGCAGGTGGGTGAATTTTCCACCCGTCTGGCCGACCGACTCATCAAGGGCTAG
- the atpH gene encoding ATP synthase F1 subunit delta, with amino-acid sequence MINTVVARRYANAIFALGKKDGDAALSSRGDCLASLGEMLAAAPGLDLTLKSPVIGVSEKKAVLDKLLTKLKADQTMRNFCFLLADKERLAFLSEIAAWYGKLLDEAKGIIRGQCITAVQLSADKKSKLKDTLQQKAGTDIELTFAVDKDILGGMVLKMGDRVLDASLRAQLGILRETFKRGE; translated from the coding sequence TTGATTAACACCGTGGTTGCACGCAGGTATGCCAACGCAATTTTTGCGCTTGGCAAAAAGGATGGGGATGCAGCCCTGAGTTCGCGTGGCGATTGCCTGGCGTCTCTTGGTGAAATGCTTGCCGCCGCGCCTGGGCTTGACCTTACCTTGAAAAGCCCTGTTATCGGCGTAAGCGAAAAGAAGGCAGTTCTCGACAAGCTGCTGACCAAGCTCAAGGCTGACCAAACCATGCGCAATTTCTGCTTTCTGCTTGCAGATAAGGAAAGGCTTGCCTTTCTGAGCGAAATTGCAGCGTGGTACGGCAAGCTGCTGGACGAGGCCAAGGGGATCATCCGCGGCCAATGCATAACCGCAGTACAACTTTCCGCAGACAAAAAGTCTAAGCTCAAGGATACCTTGCAACAGAAAGCGGGCACCGATATTGAGCTGACCTTTGCCGTGGACAAAGACATACTAGGGGGTATGGTGCTCAAAATGGGTGACCGGGTGCTGGACGCAAGTCTGCGCGCGCAGTTGGGAATCCTTCGGGAGACATTCAAGAGGGGTGAATAG
- the atpA gene encoding F0F1 ATP synthase subunit alpha: MQIKAEEISKIIEDQIQNYEQRVEMSETGTVLYVGDGIARVYGVKNAMSMELLEFPGGIMGMVLNLEEDNVGVALLGSDVGIKEGDPVKRTGKIFSVPVGDGVMGRVLNPLGEPIDGLGPIEATEVRPVEIKAPGIIARKSVHEPMPTGLKAIDAMTPIGRGQRELIIGDRQTGKTAVCVDAILAQKETDIHCFYVAIGQKKSSVALVADTLRRYGAMEYTTIISATASDPAPLQYIAAYTGCAMAEFYRNNGKHALIIYDDLSKQAVAYRQMSLLLRRPPGREAFPGDVFYLHSRLLERAAKVNDSLGAGSLTALPIIETQAGDVSAYIPTNVISITDGQVYLEPNLFNAGVRPAINVGLSVSRVGGAAQIKAMKQVAGTMRLDLAQYRELAAFAQFGSDLDKGTKAKLDRGARLVELLKQPQYKPMPSHEQVASIYAATRGHMDDVPVEQIRKFEDDMLTFMRDTRKDVLDAIKDKKVIDEAVEKALTEAITAFKQGWKA, translated from the coding sequence ATGCAGATCAAAGCGGAAGAGATAAGCAAGATCATTGAGGATCAAATCCAAAACTACGAGCAGCGCGTCGAAATGAGCGAAACTGGCACCGTACTCTATGTCGGTGACGGTATCGCCCGTGTCTACGGGGTCAAGAACGCGATGTCCATGGAACTGCTGGAATTCCCCGGCGGCATCATGGGCATGGTGCTCAACCTTGAAGAAGACAACGTCGGCGTAGCCCTGCTCGGTTCGGACGTGGGCATCAAGGAAGGCGACCCGGTCAAACGTACCGGCAAGATCTTCTCCGTGCCTGTGGGCGACGGCGTTATGGGTCGTGTGCTCAACCCCCTGGGTGAGCCCATCGACGGCCTTGGCCCCATCGAAGCCACGGAAGTGCGCCCGGTGGAAATCAAGGCCCCCGGCATCATCGCGCGTAAGAGCGTGCATGAGCCCATGCCTACCGGCCTTAAGGCCATTGACGCCATGACTCCCATTGGCCGCGGACAGCGCGAACTTATCATTGGCGACCGCCAGACCGGTAAGACCGCTGTTTGCGTTGATGCCATTCTGGCGCAGAAAGAAACGGACATTCACTGCTTCTACGTGGCCATCGGCCAGAAGAAGTCGTCCGTGGCTCTGGTGGCCGACACCTTGCGCCGTTACGGCGCGATGGAATACACCACCATCATTTCAGCCACGGCGTCCGATCCCGCGCCCTTGCAGTACATTGCGGCATACACCGGCTGCGCAATGGCCGAGTTCTACCGCAACAACGGCAAGCACGCCCTCATCATTTACGATGACCTTTCCAAGCAGGCCGTGGCTTATCGCCAGATGTCGCTGCTGCTCCGTCGCCCCCCGGGACGTGAAGCTTTCCCCGGCGACGTGTTCTACCTCCACTCGCGTTTGCTTGAACGCGCCGCGAAGGTGAACGACAGCCTTGGCGCCGGTTCTTTGACGGCTCTGCCCATCATTGAAACCCAGGCTGGCGACGTTTCCGCGTACATCCCCACCAACGTGATTTCCATCACCGATGGTCAGGTGTACCTGGAACCCAACCTCTTCAACGCCGGTGTGCGTCCGGCCATTAACGTGGGCCTTTCGGTTTCCCGCGTGGGTGGCGCAGCGCAGATTAAGGCCATGAAGCAGGTCGCCGGTACCATGCGTCTTGACCTTGCCCAGTATCGCGAACTTGCGGCTTTTGCCCAGTTCGGCTCTGACCTGGACAAGGGCACCAAGGCCAAGCTTGACCGTGGTGCACGTCTGGTGGAACTGCTCAAGCAGCCCCAGTACAAGCCCATGCCCTCGCATGAGCAGGTTGCCTCCATCTACGCCGCTACCCGTGGTCACATGGATGACGTGCCAGTGGAACAGATCCGCAAGTTTGAAGACGACATGCTCACCTTTATGCGTGATACGCGTAAGGACGTGCTTGACGCCATTAAAGATAAGAAAGTCATTGACGAGGCTGTGGAAAAAGCGCTCACCGAGGCCATTACCGCCTTCAAGCAGGGCTGGAAGGCCTAG
- a CDS encoding ATP synthase F0 subunit B, whose translation MSRWKHAGFILPLVIAFAALVVIPAGAMASEGHAAPRWGDFGWRVLNFVIFAGILWYFVGGLAKRFFKNRREGIKNALDDLDERRKTAKEQLASVETRIANLNAEREAILAESRQQAEALKQGIVEEAHRQAAQIVEQARLTAENEGRAIFAEVRASIADEIVDAAEKALSSKLNAAEHDKLIANSLNKVVLH comes from the coding sequence TTGAGCAGATGGAAACACGCGGGGTTTATCCTGCCGCTCGTTATTGCCTTTGCCGCGCTGGTGGTCATTCCTGCGGGAGCCATGGCTTCTGAAGGGCATGCAGCGCCGCGTTGGGGCGACTTCGGCTGGCGCGTGCTCAACTTCGTAATTTTTGCCGGCATCCTCTGGTACTTCGTTGGCGGGCTGGCCAAGCGTTTCTTTAAGAACCGCCGCGAAGGCATCAAGAATGCGCTGGACGATCTTGACGAACGTCGCAAGACGGCCAAGGAGCAGCTGGCCTCGGTAGAGACCCGCATTGCCAACCTTAATGCTGAACGCGAGGCCATTTTGGCCGAAAGCCGCCAGCAGGCCGAAGCCCTCAAGCAGGGCATTGTGGAAGAGGCTCACCGCCAGGCCGCTCAGATTGTGGAGCAGGCGCGCCTTACGGCGGAAAATGAAGGCCGCGCGATCTTTGCTGAAGTGCGCGCCTCCATTGCCGATGAGATCGTGGACGCCGCCGAGAAAGCTCTGAGCTCCAAGCTCAATGCGGCCGAACACGACAAGCTTATCGCCAACTCCCTTAACAAGGTGGTGCTCCATTGA
- a CDS encoding F0F1 ATP synthase subunit gamma — MPSLKDVKMKIVGVGKTKQITKAMNMVASAKLRGAQTRIERFRPYAAKYRDVLAELSSKVEGNAHPLLAEHEEKKHCAIVLVTSDRGLCGSFNGNIIATALRLANEKAGAGMEISFACVGRKGRDAVRSAGHKIFTAYGDRMGSIDFALASSVAQEVIHGYETFAFDEVWLIYGEFVSMGSQPPRTLRLLPLQTPEAEEVAEVAGTPRCEYVYEPQEEKLLAELLPRYVKVQVYRGMLDTSASEHAARMAAMDNATRNCNEMINMLTRLYNKTRQASITSDLIDIVGGAEALKG, encoded by the coding sequence ATGCCTTCACTCAAAGACGTAAAAATGAAGATCGTGGGGGTCGGTAAGACCAAGCAGATCACCAAGGCCATGAACATGGTGGCCTCGGCGAAACTGCGCGGCGCCCAGACCCGCATCGAGCGCTTCAGGCCGTACGCGGCCAAATACCGCGACGTGCTCGCCGAACTGTCGAGCAAGGTGGAGGGCAATGCCCACCCCCTGCTCGCAGAGCATGAGGAAAAGAAACACTGCGCCATTGTGCTGGTTACATCCGACCGTGGCCTGTGCGGCAGCTTTAACGGCAATATCATCGCCACCGCTCTGCGGCTGGCGAACGAAAAAGCCGGGGCTGGAATGGAGATCAGCTTTGCCTGTGTGGGACGTAAGGGCCGCGACGCCGTTCGTTCTGCCGGACACAAGATCTTCACGGCCTATGGCGACCGCATGGGGAGCATAGACTTCGCTCTCGCCAGCTCTGTGGCGCAGGAAGTCATTCACGGCTACGAAACCTTCGCATTCGACGAAGTGTGGCTGATCTACGGCGAGTTTGTATCCATGGGCAGCCAGCCGCCCCGCACTCTTCGCCTTCTGCCGTTGCAAACGCCGGAAGCTGAAGAAGTGGCAGAAGTGGCCGGGACGCCCCGTTGCGAATACGTGTACGAGCCGCAGGAAGAAAAGCTGTTGGCGGAGCTTCTGCCCCGCTACGTCAAGGTGCAGGTTTACCGTGGCATGTTGGACACCTCGGCCAGCGAGCACGCCGCCCGCATGGCTGCCATGGACAACGCCACCCGTAACTGCAACGAGATGATCAACATGCTGACGCGGCTCTACAACAAGACGCGGCAGGCTTCCATCACCAGCGACCTCATCGACATCGTCGGCGGCGCTGAAGCGCTGAAGGGTTAA
- the aroL gene encoding shikimate kinase AroL: MSILFLVGARASGKTTIGKALARSLGLPFADTDQHLLHRAGLTVEQIVAAEGWPGFRSRESLALQEVVDAHPAGCVVSTGGGMVLAEENRLLMRQRGMVVFLDAPVQTLAERLSRNPVNSQRPSLTGKGLIEEISQVLNERRHLYEQAAHHIVDASRPMPVVCQHIEQLWQERKPQDHVKA, from the coding sequence ATGAGCATTCTCTTTCTGGTGGGCGCGCGTGCTTCGGGCAAAACCACCATCGGCAAGGCGCTTGCCAGAAGCCTTGGCCTGCCCTTTGCCGACACCGATCAGCATTTGCTGCACCGGGCGGGCCTTACTGTGGAGCAGATTGTGGCTGCCGAGGGCTGGCCCGGCTTCCGCAGCCGGGAAAGTCTGGCCTTGCAGGAAGTGGTGGACGCACACCCCGCTGGCTGCGTAGTTTCCACCGGGGGCGGCATGGTGCTGGCAGAAGAGAATCGACTCCTCATGCGCCAACGCGGCATGGTTGTTTTTCTCGATGCCCCCGTGCAAACCCTTGCCGAAAGACTGAGCCGCAACCCTGTCAACAGTCAGCGTCCTTCTCTGACCGGCAAGGGACTTATTGAAGAAATCAGCCAGGTTCTGAACGAACGGCGGCATCTTTATGAACAGGCCGCCCACCACATAGTTGACGCATCGCGGCCCATGCCTGTTGTCTGCCAGCACATAGAACAGCTCTGGCAGGAACGGAAGCCGCAGGATCACGTCAAGGCATGA
- a CDS encoding dihydroorotate dehydrogenase electron transfer subunit, with product MSQTSSCELDVLDLVPFGQTGNESRFFALRLSRPEWTRWRPGQFVMIRPRNFGLDIPWARPLGICHMTSRHMICFFQVRGKGTRRMSELRSGDKVRVWGPLGNGFAVEPDTPTLLLAGGMGIVPFVGYVSEHPKPWNVSMLFGHREHISCYPVDSINEHVPLDSLREAESGDLDDFIFTIQERMSEYAEQKGLVLACGPTPFMRTVQKFAAELGVRCQVSLENRMACGVGACLGCVTKTTEAWPVEAKREGLVQVCNHGPVFWSDQVEL from the coding sequence ATGTCACAAACATCTTCTTGCGAGCTTGATGTTCTCGATCTTGTGCCTTTTGGGCAGACCGGCAACGAAAGCCGCTTTTTTGCGTTGCGCCTCTCCCGCCCCGAGTGGACTCGGTGGCGGCCTGGGCAGTTTGTCATGATCCGTCCCCGAAATTTCGGGCTGGATATCCCCTGGGCGCGTCCTCTTGGCATCTGCCATATGACCTCCCGGCATATGATCTGCTTTTTCCAGGTGCGCGGCAAAGGTACGCGGCGCATGTCCGAGCTGCGCTCCGGCGACAAGGTGCGCGTATGGGGGCCGCTGGGCAACGGGTTTGCCGTTGAGCCGGACACCCCGACCCTGCTGCTGGCAGGCGGCATGGGCATAGTCCCCTTTGTGGGCTACGTGAGCGAGCATCCGAAGCCGTGGAATGTGTCCATGCTCTTTGGGCACCGCGAGCACATCAGTTGCTATCCAGTGGACAGCATCAACGAGCACGTGCCGCTGGACAGCCTGCGCGAAGCGGAATCCGGCGATCTGGATGACTTTATTTTTACCATTCAGGAGCGCATGAGCGAATACGCCGAGCAGAAGGGCCTTGTGCTTGCCTGCGGGCCTACCCCCTTTATGCGCACCGTGCAGAAGTTTGCCGCCGAGCTTGGCGTTCGCTGCCAGGTTTCGCTTGAGAACCGCATGGCCTGCGGTGTGGGTGCATGCCTTGGCTGCGTGACCAAAACCACAGAAGCCTGGCCGGTTGAAGCAAAGCGCGAAGGCCTGGTGCAGGTGTGCAACCACGGCCCGGTATTCTGGTCGGATCAGGTAGAACTGTAG
- a CDS encoding aminopeptidase P family protein codes for MSDIFASRRENLRRAMRLRGLDAMLISQAANRFYLSGFELHDPQFNESAGRLVITSDGHDWLATDGRYLDAASRIWDRERIFIYGGNAARELHGLLRRCGSRIGIEANGVSLAFARDLTDAGSGLYCEAADGMVERLRRIKEPCEISALEKSFALNHKLMKWVEGQLEPGRTEADISWLIERFFRENGASELAFANIVAVGKNAALPHAIPGQDTITDNCPVLVDVGCRVENYCSDQTRTFWVGTAPADEFRRALDLTRQAQTAAIEGMRPGMPLRMAYALAHDVFAKAGVANAFTHGLGHGVGLETHEAPSLSPRAEGVLEPGMVVTVEPGLYYPQWGGIRWEYTVLVEEDGVRIL; via the coding sequence ATGAGTGACATCTTCGCTTCCCGCCGTGAAAACCTCCGGCGTGCCATGCGCTTGCGCGGGCTTGACGCCATGCTCATCAGCCAGGCTGCCAACAGGTTTTATCTTTCCGGTTTTGAGCTGCATGATCCACAGTTTAACGAAAGCGCAGGCAGGCTTGTCATCACGTCCGACGGGCACGACTGGCTGGCAACAGACGGCCGCTATCTGGACGCAGCCTCACGCATCTGGGATCGCGAACGCATCTTCATATATGGCGGCAACGCAGCGCGCGAACTGCACGGATTGCTCAGGCGCTGCGGCAGCCGCATTGGCATTGAGGCCAACGGCGTCAGCCTCGCCTTTGCCCGCGATCTGACCGACGCTGGCTCCGGCCTGTATTGCGAGGCGGCTGACGGCATGGTCGAGCGCCTGCGCCGCATCAAGGAACCCTGCGAAATTTCCGCGCTGGAAAAATCTTTTGCGCTCAACCACAAGCTGATGAAATGGGTTGAGGGCCAGCTTGAGCCGGGACGCACCGAGGCCGACATAAGCTGGCTCATCGAGCGCTTTTTTCGCGAAAACGGCGCTTCGGAGCTTGCCTTTGCCAACATTGTGGCCGTGGGCAAAAACGCGGCCCTGCCGCATGCCATCCCCGGCCAGGATACCATTACAGACAACTGCCCGGTTCTGGTCGATGTGGGTTGCCGCGTTGAGAACTACTGCTCTGACCAGACGCGCACCTTCTGGGTGGGTACGGCTCCGGCTGACGAGTTCCGCCGTGCGCTCGACCTTACCCGGCAGGCCCAGACTGCGGCCATTGAGGGCATGCGCCCCGGCATGCCTTTGCGCATGGCCTATGCGCTGGCGCATGATGTTTTTGCCAAAGCTGGCGTCGCCAATGCCTTTACGCACGGCCTCGGGCACGGCGTGGGCCTTGAAACCCACGAAGCACCCAGCCTTTCGCCACGCGCTGAGGGTGTTCTGGAACCTGGCATGGTTGTGACCGTTGAGCCGGGGCTCTACTACCCTCAATGGGGCGGCATCCGCTGGGAATACACCGTGCTGGTTGAAGAAGACGGCGTCAGAATCCTTTAA